The following are encoded together in the Strongyloides ratti genome assembly S_ratti_ED321, chromosome : 2 genome:
- a CDS encoding Serine hydroxymethyltransferase, cytosolic, with the protein MLKSITKVGMLSLKNHSILIKNNFSKMTDCGKVFTPLIPVERYHYEGQNMLKDSIKIVDEEAFEIMKNEKKRQRRGLELIASENFTTKSVYDALGSAMSNKYSEGYPGARYYGGNEFIDKMEILCQTRALKVFGCDPEKWGVNVQALSGAPANLAVYTGLLQPNERIMGLDLPDGGHLSHGFYTPAKKVSATSSFFQSLPYKVNPKTGLIDYDRLEENALLFRPKIIVAGISCYARHLDYPRFRKICDKVGAYLMADMAHISGLVAAGLIPSPFEYADIVTTTTHKSLRGPRGALIFYRKGIRSVNAKGVEVMYDIGPKIDSAVFPGLQGGPHNHTIAGIAVALKQCLSQEFVDYSKQVIKNSKALANRLMELGYDLVTGGTDNHLCLVDLRPKNLEGARIETILDMAHIACNKNTCPGDQSAFRPGGIRLGTPALTSRGFNEEDFIVVANLIDEAIKVYIKYQSVAGKTMKDFKEFISTNEDFKNDITNVANKVENFTEKFDIPGNDEC; encoded by the exons ATGTTAAAATCAATTACAAAAGTGGGAATGCTTAGTTTAAAGAATCATTCTATATTAATTAAG aataatttttcaaaaatgaCTGATTGCGGTAAAGTTTTTACACCATTAATTCCTGTTGAAAGATATCATTATGAAGGACAAAACATGCTAAAAGATTCCATTAAAATTGTTGATGAAGAAGCTTTtgaaattatgaaaaat gaaaaaaaaCGTCAACGTCGTGGTCTTGAATTAATTGCTTCTGAAAATTTTACCACAAAATCTGTTTATGATGCTTTAGGATCAGCTAtgtcaaataaatattcagAAGGATATCCTGGAGCAAGATATTATGGTGGTAAtgaatttattgataaaatggAGATTCTTTGTCAAACTCGTgctttaaaagtttttggTTGTGATCCAGAAAAATGGGGTGTTAATGTTCAGGCATTATCTGGAGCTCCAGCAAATCTTGCCGTTTATACAGGACTTTTGCAACCTAATGAAAGAATTATGGGATTAGATTTACCTGATGGTGGACATCTTTCCCATGGTTTTTATACTCCTGCAAAAAAAGTTTCTGCAACTTCAAGTTTTTTCCAATCACTACCATATAAGGTTAATCCTAAGACAGGATTAATTGATTATGATAGACTTGAAGAAAATGCTTTACTTTTTAGaccaaaaattattgtaGCTG gAATTAGTTGTTATGCCAGACATCTTGATTATCCACGTTTTAGAAAAATCTGTGATAAAGTTGGAGCTTATTTAATGGCTGATATGGCTCATATTTCTGGACTTGTGGCTGCTGGATTGATTCCATCACCTTTTGAATATGCTGATATTGTAACAACAACAACACACAAATCACTACGTGGACCCAGAGGTGccttaatattttatcgtAAAGGAATTCGTTCTGTCAATGCAAAAGGAGTTGAAGTTATGTATGATATAGGACCAAAAATTGATTCTGCAGTTTTCCCAGGTCTTCAAGGTGGTCCACATAATCATACTATTGCTGGTATTGCTGTTGCTTTAAAACAATGTTTGTCTCAAGAATTTGTTGATTACTCTAAACAAGtgattaaaaattcaaaagcTCTTGCAAATAGATTGATGGAACTTGGTTATGATCTTGTAACTGGTGGAACTGATAATCATTTATGTCTTGTAGATTTACGTCCAAAAAATCTTGAAGGTGCACGTATTGAAACAATTCTTGATATGGCTCATATTGCTTGTAACAAAAATACTTGCCCAGGTGATCAAAGTGCATTTAGACCAGGAGGTATTAGACTTGGCACTCCAGCTTTAACTTCTCGTGGTTTTAATGAGGAAGATTTTATTGTTGTTGCTAATCTTATTGATGAAGCTATTAAagtatacataaaatatcaatCAGTTGCAGGAAAGACAATGAAagattttaaagaatttatttctactaacgaagattttaaaaatgatattactAATGTTGCTAACAAAGTCGAAAATTTCACCGAAAAGTTTGACATCCCCGGAAATGATGAATGTTAA
- a CDS encoding Protein-tyrosine phosphatase, receptor/non-receptor type domain and FERM domain and Protein-tyrosine/Dual specificity phosphatase domain and PDZ domain and Protein-tyrosine phosphatase, catalytic domain and Pleckstrin homology-like domain and FERM/acyl-CoA-binding protein, 3-helical bundle domain and FERM adjacent (FA) domain and FERM, N-terminal domain and FERM, C-terminal PH-like domain and FERM central domain and Band 4.1 domain and Band 4.1 family-containing protein, whose amino-acid sequence MRFGTGSYNVRHSEGLNPDILQNSSNSKQTLNCTIYFLDDTERTFTVGRGAIGQEMLDKVFEHLELVERDFFGLQFLSFLDSQAEHPRMRWLDPQKSIKKQMVCSPFNLYFRVKFYVSDPSKLAEEYTRYHFFLQVKRDLIEGRLICPESSAALLASYAIQSEIGDYNSSEPDNDYVENFKIIPNQSYELTKQIKELHKLHSGQTPAAAEYNFLDHAKRLDMYGVDLYEANIDDGIQLLVGVNSYGICLFQNAQKINAYPWCSIMKLTFKKKIFNVVIRILNELNEEEDKVFCFHVITSQSCKLLWKSCIEHHTFFRLIAPPIPPPKSIFSLGSRYRYSGRTEFQTMEEMKRRARVERAFMRANSRNNFSRATITGIGTRSCGSTSQQNNLEQITEREFNNLETTFDDADRGEYTLKSNNGIYNFKKYEDECMSNESVRNSITSHTSWVAKIFPSGHWKRKQNLLRKNFTLNKSLRINNNGSSTSNSSITSFFHRLIPKLESNKSNIEVRDDYVEKNHLRILNHRKIDEFDGLNYKKITKSESVAPSPSNTLDRKITNSKSHYSPIRNQKVGNNSDTTQTKHQIYDDNKISLRQNMNQRYNKNTPDSNLRRLSQPKETTFGVSGNDEDGITYCTGNWTVPQHNENYDSGISNGSNSYGYYQQPTNTGNDASLPSTLNKSTTSSSSKSPINNSSINTKNCQNNNITMHQNTISTGNNYKRPNISSNSSSTTSSTSSAYGTAGSYSSNNSHNNNAMYNNNSSNSSISNHTLTRNSNNPSRVTNSSTNPPNGSPYKNSPRISQQSGIVLNQMNGYSPRSSVASYSSYTSSNGLPSTNNQSYGGTSNASNNNNISNGTLTNNKTISKNLSSSSPVRQISSLSQRRSPNSGIKPINCSLVNNYFANPEENLVTIRMRPDLQGKFGFNVKGGADQDHPVIVSKVASGSSADKCYPRLNEGDQVIMINGEDVTHWTHDQVVRFIRSAKDTPTGELILNIKPNVYRYGEHEEPTSINIPEIKHVADNIPRKDMLKQSLRILQENLRNGVCVEQFETLYRVNPEMKMLDSKLSDNTSKNRYRDILPYDETRVRLQKNVSGDYINASHINIEIPSSGIINRYIACQGPLPTTCGDFWQMIWEQSCSTIVMLTTTIENGRVKCHQYWPRLYDSQDYGRLIVTCIKERETPNCSYREISIKDSQTKEERRVSQMQYTSWPDHGVPEDSKHFLDFVEEVRKTRHGSVDPMVVHCSAGIGRTGVLILMETAACKIEANEPIYPIEIVRKMRDQRAMLIQTTEQYIFVCDSILKAYDHRMFIPISEFHKLSR is encoded by the exons ATGCGATTTGGTACAGGATCTTATAATGTTAGACATTCAGAAGGACTAAATCCTgatatattacaaaattcATCTAACTCTAAACAAACACTAAATTgtacaatatattttctcGATGATACAGAAAGAACTTTTACGGTTGGg agAGGAGCAATAGGACAAGAAATGTTAGATAAAGTTTTTGAACATTTAGAATTAGTTGAAAGAGATTTTTTTggtttacaatttttatcatttcttGATTCACAGGCAGAACATCCACGAATGAGATGGCTTGATCCCCAaaaatcaataaaaaaacaaatggTCTGTTCtccatttaatttatattttcgtgtaaaattttatgtttctGATCCTAGTAAATTAGCTGAAGAATATACAAGATATCATTTCTTTTTACAAGTTAAACGAGATTTAATAGAAGGAAGATTAATATGTCCTGAGTCATCAGCTGCTCTTCTTGCCTCATATGCTATTCAATCAGAAATAGGTGATTATAATTCTAGTGAACCTGATAATGATTatgttgaaaattttaaaataattccaAATCAATCTTATGAATTaacaaaacaaataaaagaaCTTCATAAACTTCATTCTGGGCAGACACCTGCAGCTGCTGAATACAATTTTTTGGATCATGCTAAAAGATTAGATATGTATGGTGTAGATTTATATGAAGCTAATATTGATGATGGTATTCAATTGCTAGTTGGTGTTAACTCTTATGGTATTTGTTTATTTCAAAATgcacaaaaaataaatgcaTATCCTTGGTGTAGTATAATGAAATTAAcgtttaaaaagaaaatatttaatgttgtaataagaattttaaatgaattaaatgaAGAAGAGGATAAAGTATTTTGTTTTCATGTTATTACATCTCAATCATGTAAATTATTGTGGAAAAGTTGTATAGAGCATCATACATTTTTCCGATTAATAGCTCCTCCAATACCCCCAccaaaaagtatattttctCTTGGTTCTAGATATCGTTAtag tgGTAGGACAGAATTTCAAACAATGGAAGAGATGAAAAGGAGAGCCAGAGTTGAAAGAGCTTTCATGAGAGCAAATtcaagaaataattttagtagAGCAACTATTACTGGTATTGGTACACGTAGTTGTGGTTCTACAAgtcaacaaaataatttagaacAAATTACTGAAAGGGagtttaataatttagaGACAACATTTGATGATGCTGATAGGGGTGAATATACCTTAAAAAGCAATAATGGTATATAcaa ttttaaaaaatatgaagatGAATGTATGTCAAATGAAAGTGTAAGAAATTCAATTACCTCACATACATCATGGGTAGCAAAAATATTTCCATCTGGACATTGGAaaagaaaacaaaatttattaagaaaaaattttacactTAACAAAAGTTTAcgaattaataataatggaTCATCTACTTCTAATTCTAGTATAACATCTTTTTTTCATAGATTAATACCAAAATTAGaatcaaataaaagtaatatagaAGTGAGAGATGATTATGTAGAGAAAAATCATCTTCGAATTTTGAATCATCGAAAAATAGATGAATTTGATggattaaattataaaaaaattacaaaaag tgAAAGTGTTGCCCCATCACCGAGTAATACATTAGACagaaaaataacaaattcaAAAAGTCATTATAGTCCAATAAGAAATCAAAAGGTTGGAAATAATTCTGATACGACACAAACTAAACACCAAATATATGATGACAACAAAATAAGTCTTCGACAAAATATGAATCAAcgatataacaaaaatactCCTGATAGTAATTTAAGGAGACTTTCACAACCAAAAGAAACTACTTTTGGTGTTAGTGGTAACGATGAAGATGGAATAACATATTGTACTGGTAATTGGACTGTTCCACAACACAATGAAAACTATGATTCTGGAATCTCAAATGGTAGTAATAGTTATGGATATTATCAACAACCAACTAAT acAGGAAATGACGCTTCATTGCCAagtacattaaataaaagtacaaCATCATCCTCCTCAAAAAGTCCAATAAACAATTCAtcaataaatacaaaaaattgtcaaaacaataatataacaatGCACCAAAATACTATTAGTACGGGGAACAATTACAAAAGACCCAATATATCTTCAAATTCTTCATCTACAACAAGTAGTACATCATCAGCCTATGGAACAGCAGGATCTTATTCATCAAACAATTCTCACAATAATAATGCTATGTATAACAATAATTCATCTAATTCTTCTATTTCTAATCATACATTAACAAGAAATAGTAATAATCCATCGCGTGTGACTAATTCTTCAACTAATCCACCTAATGGTTCTCCATACAAAAATTCACCACGTATTTCACAACAAAGTGGTATTGTTTTAAATCAAATGAATGGATATTCACCACGATCTTCTGTTGCTag TTATTCCTCATATACATCGTCAAATGGACTGCCTTCAACAAACAATCAATCGTATGGTGGTACTAGTAATGCCagtaataacaataatatttcaaatggaactttaactaataataaaacaatatcaaaaaatttatcttcatCTAGTCCTGTAAGACAAATTTCATCATTATCACAACGACGCTCACCTAATAGTGGTATTAAGCCTATAAATTGTTCTcttgtaaataattattttgctAATCCAGAAGAGAATCTTGTCACAATAAGAATGAGACCGGATCTTCAAGGCAAATTTGGTTTTAATGTTAAAGGTGGAGCTGATCAAGATCATCCTGTTATTGTTAGTAAAGTTGCAAGTGGCAGTAGTGCTGATAAATGTTATCCAAGACTCAATGAAGGTGATCAg gttattatgataaatgGTGAAGATGTTACTCATTGGACTCATGATCAAGTTGTAAGATTTATAAGATCAGCAAAAGATACACCTACTGgagaattaattttaaatattaaaccaAATGTCTATAGATATGGAGAACACGAAGAACCTACTTCTATTAATATTCCAGAAATAAAACATGTAGCTGATAATATTCCTAGAAAAGATATGTTAAAACAATCTCTTCGTATATTACAAGAAAATTTACGAAATGGTGTGTGTGTCGAACAATTTGAAACTTTATATAGAGTTAACCCAGAAATGAAAATGCTTGATTCAAAATTATCTGATAATACTTCTAAAAACAG gTATCGTGATATTTTACCATATGATGAAACAAGAGTTagattacaaaaaaatgtttctgGAGATTATATTAATGCTTctcatataaatatagaaattCCATCAAGTGGTATTATTAATCGTTACATTGCATGTCAAGGACCTCTACCAACAACATGTGGAGATTTTTGGCAAATGATATGGGAACAGTCATGTAGTACAATTGTAATGTTAACAACAACTATTGAAAATGGTAGAGTTAAATGTCATCAATATTGGCCAAGATTATATGATTCACAAGATTATGGAAGATTAATAGTAACTTGTATTAAAGAAAGAGAAACACCAAATTGTTCTTATAGAGAAATTTCTATTAAAGATAGTCAAACAAAAGAAGAAAGAAGAGTTTCACAAATGCAATATACATCATGGCCAGATCATGGAGTTCCTGAAGATTCTAAACATTTTCTTGATTTTGTTGAAGAAGTTAGAAAAACAAGACATGGAAGTGTTGACCCAATGGTGGTTCATTGTAGTGCTGGTATTGGTAGGACAGGAGTTCTAATTCTTATGGAGACTGCAGCCTGTAAAATTGAAGCTAATGAACCAATATATCCAATTGAAATTGTAAGAAAAATGAGAGATCAGAGAGCTATGTTAATTCAAACAACggaacaatatatttttgtatgtGATAGCATTCTTAAAGCATATGATCATAGAATGTTTATACCAATATCTGAATTTCACAAATTATCTCgctaa
- a CDS encoding SWI/SNF-related matrix-associated actin-dependent regulator of chromatin subfamily A member 5, protein MNRFDDKKRVGVSSVSNSRLLETLAKKKEQLKLVLNSSDKGRNVTKCQPKKSLYSKKKHKVTKLEDGQFIAEEDDDYECNISDEDQVEEKMEDIVADSSGEEVIEDFVEPVRLKISKQKSGEIEYEVTSELPIHALQSSDDEDVQPVKGKTNKRKLTIDSSDDDHVKSPMKSKKLENSKKSKRIKAEEVEDDVNDKNYCGTFNNCSDSDDNQDVCRTYSDSELKQKTIDFFNHAKIEDIRSTPRISDKMVNLIMSMRPFNSFDEFQKALNTVPRGNQAIEVYFDYLENRGIIEKVLDDCTGKAKEMSKRLQDMSKQEVVQQPASLSNCSLHDYQKIGLNWLIQMHKLGYNAILADEMGLGKTIQIIAFLTHLKESGVCGPHLIVVPSSVIENWQSEFSKFSPKLKILCYYGAMEERKRLRREAVKGTKNIDVLLTTYNMITSKEEDRKFFKAFSIHYVVYDEGHMLKNCNTTRYRSLMKVKGKRKILLTGTPLQNNLIELISLTYFVMSKMFLNYCDDIDQLLGQFQIRTQCGKRTNTVTSLKQEYEKEHCEEDRTPLTVDELYESHKIEQAKLILAPFMLRRLKVDVLQSLPKKNQEIMYVELKPLQVEIYDYCLNDIRMAYHRGDGSSVGGLMQLRQIANHPLLYRWIYNDGLCHKIAELLVMYNDSYKKKNPIFLAEDLGFMSDIAIHKLCLTTDQTLIYALEDSKFLESAKIDALDKLLPKIKASNEKVLIFSQFTMLLDILEVYLEIRGYHFKRLDGSTPVMERFQMVEEFNQNDDIFVFLLSTKAGGLGINLTAANNVIIHDIDFNIQNDKQAEDRAHRLGQKKEVNIYRFISKNTVEEPMLTNAENKLKLQENVTGDNSENIESTIDHKLVEVLLKDAFDKKDSSLF, encoded by the exons ATGAACCGCTTTGACGATAAAAAAAGAGTTGGTGTATCTTCTGTTTCAAATTCTAGGCTTTTGGAGACTTtagctaaaaaaaaagagcaACTTAAATTG gTTCTTAATAGTTCTGATAAAGGGAGAAATGTTACAAAATGTCAACCAAAGAAATCTCTTTACtctaaaa aaaaacaTAAAGTTACAAAATTAGAAGATGGTCAGTTTATTGCTGAAGAAGATGATGATTATGAATGTAATATTAGTGATGAGGATCAGGTTGAAGAAAAAATGGAAGATATAGTAGCTGATTCAAGTGGTGAAGAGGTAATAGAAGATTTTGTTGAACCAGTGCggttaaaaatttcaaagcAGAAAAGTGGTGAAATTGAATACGAAGTGACCAGTGAATTACCTATTCATGCTCTTCAAAGTAGTGACGATGAAGATGTACAACCCGTTAAGggaaaaacaaataaaagaaaattaactATTGATAGTTCAGATGATGATCATGTTAAGTCACCTATGAAATcgaaaaaattagaaaattctaaaaaaagtaagAGAATAAAAGCAGAGGAAGTAGAGGATGATGTTAACGATAAAAATTACTGTGGAACATTTAACAATTGTTCTGATAGTGACGACAATCAAGATGTTTGTCGTACATATTCTGACTCTGAATTAAAACAGAAAacaattgatttttttaatcatgcAAAAATTGAAGATATTCGTAGCACACCAAGAATATCCGACAAGATGGTTAATCTCATCATGTCAATGCGTCCTTTCAATTCATTTGATGAATTTCAAAAAGCTTTAAACACTGTCCCAAGAGGTAATCAGGCTATTGAGGTATATTTTGACTACCTTGAAAATAGAGgaattattgaaaaagttCTTGATGATTGTACTGGAAAAGCTAAAGAAATGTCAAAAAGACTTCAAGATATGAGCAAACAAGAAGTAGTTCAACAACCAGCATCATTAAGTAATTGTTCACTTCAtgattatcaaaaaattggTCTTAATTGGTTAATCCAAATGCATAAATTAGGTTACAACGCTATATTAGCTGATGAAATGGGTCTTGGAAAAACTATACAAATTATTGCATTTCTAACACATCTCAAAGAAAGTGGTGTTTGTGGACCACACTTGATTGTAGTACCCTCCTCAGTTATTGAAAATTGGCAAAGcgaattttctaaattttcaccaaaattgaagattttatgttattatgGTGCTATGGAGGAACGCAAAAGACTAAGAAGAGAAGCAGTTAAAGGcacaaaaaatatagatgTTCTTTTGACAACATATAATATGATTACGTCAAAAGAAGAAGATAGAAAGTTTTTTAAAGCTTTTTCTATTCATTATGTTGTGTATGATGAAGGTCATATGTTAAAGAATTGTAATACTACTCGATATCGTTCTTTAATGAAAGTTAAgggaaaaagaaaaattctTCTAACTGGGACTcctttacaaaataatttgattgaATTAATTTCACTAACATATTTTGTAATGAGCAAGATGTTTCTTAACTATTGTGATGATATTGACCAACTACTTGGACAGTTTCAAATAAGAACTCAGTGCGGGAAGCGAACAAATACAGTTACAAGTTTAAAACAAGAATATGAAAAGGAACATTGTGAAGAAGATAGAACACCATTAACTGTTGATGAATTATATGAATCTCATAAAATTGAGCAAGCTAAACTTATTTTGGCACCATTTATGCTAAGAAGATTAAAGGTTGATGTTTTGCAAtctttaccaaaaaaaaatcaagaaATTATGTATGTTGAATTAAAACCATTACAAGTTGAAATATATGATTATTGTCTTAACGATATTCGGATGGCATATCATAGGGGTGATGGTTCGAGTGTGGGTGGTCTTATGCAATTAAGACAAATTGCTAATCATCCTTTATTATATAGGTGGATATACAATGATGGATTGTGTCATAAGATTGCTGAATTACTTGTTATGTATAATGAttcctataaaaaaaagaatccAATTTTTTTAGCAGAAGATTTAGGTTTTATGAGCGATATTGCTATTCATAAACTTTGTCTTACAACTGATCAGACACTTATTTATGCTTTAGAAGATTCAAAGTTTTTGGAAAGTGCAAAAATTGATGCTTTGGATAAATTGTTACCTAAAATTAAAGCATCAAACGAAAAAGTTTTGATTTTTAGTCAATTTACAATGTTATTGGATATACTTGAAGTATATCTTGAAATTCGAggttatcattttaaaagacTTGATGGATCGACACCTGTTATGGAGAGATTTCAAATGGTGGAAGAATTCAATCAAAACGATGACATctttgtttttcttttatcaacTAAGGCTGGGGGTCTTGGTATAAATTTAACTGCTGcaaataatgttataatacACGACattgattttaatattcaaaatgATAAACAAGCTGAAGATAGAGCCCATAGACTCGGTCAAAAAAAAGAGGTAAATATCTACcgttttatttctaaaaatacgGTTGAAGAACCAATGTTAACGAATGCAGAGAATAAGTTAAAACTTCAGGAGAATGTAACAGGTGACAACAGTGAAAATATTGAAAGCACAATTGATCACAAATTAGTGGAAGTTTTACTTAAAGATGCGTTTGATAAGAAAGATTCAAGTCTATTTTAG
- a CDS encoding Acyl-CoA N-acyltransferase domain-containing protein yields MLLKEISNDNLEDYSKKLKIFPNLLTIYHSIDTQRRGLFPYAEHFVFEGKYKNESIYFVYRENIYVTSFLFIGSTATSIEFVEKLEEIYEELFNIFPKIKEVSSFLTIGAAFLTRTFNNWYGKYFGTEKSVEYPTYLYYMKEEQQLLTKKFIPSFSNEYYYDNNISDDDSLIINTTWRHAKKGDLEQTRAKLKHLPFACIKFKGKPVSFEMSDPSGFLNHQFTIEEHRKKGLGLAVELELSKKIIDIDRVPYKTVELYNKTVLKNSDFSPYWTRWDDESGNPIEFLFIPIIKN; encoded by the exons ATGTTACTAAAGGAGATttctaatgataatttaGAAGATTATtcgaaaaaattaaaaatatttccaaatcttttaacaatttatcaTTCCATTGACACACAAAGAAGAGGGTTATTTCCATATGCTGAACATTTTGTTTTCGAAgggaaatataaaaatgaaagcatatattttgtatatagagaaaatatttacgttacttcttttttatttattggtaGTACAGCAACATCAATAGAATTTGTTGAAAAACTAGAAGAAATATATGAAgaattgtttaatatttttccaaaaataaaagaagttTCAAGTTTTTTGACTATTGGAGCTGCATTTCTTACCAgaacatttaataattggTATGGAAAATATTTTGGTACAGAAAAATCTGTTGAATATCcaacatatttatattatatgaaagaagaacaacaattattaacaaaaaaatttattccttctttttctaatgaatattattatgataataatatatctgATGATGATtctttgataataaatactaCATGGCGTCATGCCAAAAAAGGAGATCTTGAACAAACTAg GGCTAAATTGAAACATTTACCTTTTGCTTGCATTAAATTTAAGGGTAAACCAGTATCATTTGAAATGAGCGATCCTTCTGGatttttaaatcatcaaTTTACAATTGAAGAACATAGAAAAAAAGGACTTGGCTTAGCAGTTGAACTcgaattatcaaaaaaaattattgatattgATAGAGTACCTTACAAAACAGTTgaactttataataaaactgttttaaaaaatagtgATTTTTCACCATACTGGACAAGATGGGATGATGAAAGTGGTAATCCAAttgaatttctttttattcccataattaaaaattga